One part of the Xylocopa sonorina isolate GNS202 chromosome 10, iyXylSono1_principal, whole genome shotgun sequence genome encodes these proteins:
- the LOC143428288 gene encoding uncharacterized protein LOC143428288 isoform X1: MSSGPNPIFMHDFLYAIKMLILDRFRYKHFTCNRRKCALYISIFCINLRMADSRRKRICVIGAGAAGLCAARHFAANLNFEVTVYEQTNGIGGTWVYTDTTGVDENGLPIHSSMYRDLRTNLPTKIMNFPDYMRMNAEEPCCASHREIQAYLQDYANHFDLLKHIQFGTRVECVRFEASPQGEETWVVRVKAIKTKQEKEIVFNAVMICNGHYFDPYTPAIPGIETFSGILMHSHAYRKPEQFSGKSVFILGASSSGVDIALELTNHVTRVYLSHNNERLNTALPSNMSEVFGVERVERDRIFLKDQTSVTADVFMFCTGYKYSFPFLHENCGIRVDDNFVTPLYKHLINIAHPTMCIVGVPSVVIPFPMFHIQVQYFLALLEGRTSLPSQSTMLEDSKLKTLKKRHAHKLMDKQWEYNNSLADAGGFDRLPKFYELGYQAWVALRKTNLLNYKKARFVVSKDGESVDAILPNSSV; the protein is encoded by the exons GTATAAATCTACGAATGGCTGACTCGAGAAGAAAAAGAATCTGCGTGATAGGAGCAGGTGCAGCTGGTTTATGCGCAGCTAGACACTTTGCGGCAAATTTAAATTTCGAAGTGACCGTGTATGAGCAAACAAATGGTATCGGTGGTACATGGGTTTACACAGATACGACTGGAGTCGATGAGAATGGTTTGCCCATTCACTCGAGCATGTACAGGGATCTAAG AACTAATCTGCCGACAAAAATTATGAACTTTCCTGACTACATGAGAATGAACGCCGAGGAACCCTGTTGCGCGTCGCATCGGGAAATTCAGGCTTACTTACAAGATTACGCGAATCATTTTGATTTGCTTAAACACATTCAG TTTGGTACCAGAGTAGAATGCGTTCGATTTGAAGCATCACCTCAAGGCGAAGAGACTTGGGTTGTACGGGTAAAAGCTATCAAAACGAAGCAAGAGAAAGAAATTGTTTTTAATGCTGTAATGATTTGTAATGG ACATTACTTTGATCCTTACACGCCAGCGATACCTGGAATCGAGACTTTTTCCGGCATACTAATGCACAGTCATGCGTACAGAAAACCAGAACAATTCTCTGGCAAGAGTGTATTCATTCTAGGGGCATCTTCCTCCGGAGTCGACATTGCGCTCGAATTAACAAACCATGTAACTCGAGTATACCTAAGCCATAATAATGAaag ATTAAATACTGCCTTACCGTCAAACATGAGCGAGGTATTCGGCGTCGAAAGGGTAGAGAGAGATAGAATCTTTTTAAAGGATCAAACTTCCGTTACGGCTGATGTATTTATGTTTTGCACCGGATATAAGTACAGCTTTCCATTTTTACATGAAAATTGTGGTATAAGAGTGGATGACAATTTTGTGACCCCTCTGTACAAGCATTTAATTAACATTGCTCACCCCACAATGTGCATTGTTGGAGTGCCTAGTGTCGTCATTCCATTCCCTATGTTTCACATACAA gtacaatattttctcgcgTTACTAGAAGGAAGAACAAGTTTACCATCGCAATCGACCATGCTGGAGGATTCAAAACTGAAGACGCTGAAGAAACGACACGCGCATAAACTGATggacaaacaatgggaataCAACAATTCGTTAGCGGATGCTGGTGGTTTCGATCGTTTGCCAAAGTTTTACGAGCTTGGATATCAAGCGTGGGTAGCGTTGAGAAAAACGAATCTTCTGAACTACAAAAAGGCCCGATTTGTGGTGTCCAAGGATGGAGAATCTGTCGACGCTATTTTACCGAATTCAAGTGTATGA
- the LOC143428288 gene encoding uncharacterized protein LOC143428288 isoform X2 — translation MADSRRKRICVIGAGAAGLCAARHFAANLNFEVTVYEQTNGIGGTWVYTDTTGVDENGLPIHSSMYRDLRTNLPTKIMNFPDYMRMNAEEPCCASHREIQAYLQDYANHFDLLKHIQFGTRVECVRFEASPQGEETWVVRVKAIKTKQEKEIVFNAVMICNGHYFDPYTPAIPGIETFSGILMHSHAYRKPEQFSGKSVFILGASSSGVDIALELTNHVTRVYLSHNNERLNTALPSNMSEVFGVERVERDRIFLKDQTSVTADVFMFCTGYKYSFPFLHENCGIRVDDNFVTPLYKHLINIAHPTMCIVGVPSVVIPFPMFHIQVQYFLALLEGRTSLPSQSTMLEDSKLKTLKKRHAHKLMDKQWEYNNSLADAGGFDRLPKFYELGYQAWVALRKTNLLNYKKARFVVSKDGESVDAILPNSSV, via the exons ATGGCTGACTCGAGAAGAAAAAGAATCTGCGTGATAGGAGCAGGTGCAGCTGGTTTATGCGCAGCTAGACACTTTGCGGCAAATTTAAATTTCGAAGTGACCGTGTATGAGCAAACAAATGGTATCGGTGGTACATGGGTTTACACAGATACGACTGGAGTCGATGAGAATGGTTTGCCCATTCACTCGAGCATGTACAGGGATCTAAG AACTAATCTGCCGACAAAAATTATGAACTTTCCTGACTACATGAGAATGAACGCCGAGGAACCCTGTTGCGCGTCGCATCGGGAAATTCAGGCTTACTTACAAGATTACGCGAATCATTTTGATTTGCTTAAACACATTCAG TTTGGTACCAGAGTAGAATGCGTTCGATTTGAAGCATCACCTCAAGGCGAAGAGACTTGGGTTGTACGGGTAAAAGCTATCAAAACGAAGCAAGAGAAAGAAATTGTTTTTAATGCTGTAATGATTTGTAATGG ACATTACTTTGATCCTTACACGCCAGCGATACCTGGAATCGAGACTTTTTCCGGCATACTAATGCACAGTCATGCGTACAGAAAACCAGAACAATTCTCTGGCAAGAGTGTATTCATTCTAGGGGCATCTTCCTCCGGAGTCGACATTGCGCTCGAATTAACAAACCATGTAACTCGAGTATACCTAAGCCATAATAATGAaag ATTAAATACTGCCTTACCGTCAAACATGAGCGAGGTATTCGGCGTCGAAAGGGTAGAGAGAGATAGAATCTTTTTAAAGGATCAAACTTCCGTTACGGCTGATGTATTTATGTTTTGCACCGGATATAAGTACAGCTTTCCATTTTTACATGAAAATTGTGGTATAAGAGTGGATGACAATTTTGTGACCCCTCTGTACAAGCATTTAATTAACATTGCTCACCCCACAATGTGCATTGTTGGAGTGCCTAGTGTCGTCATTCCATTCCCTATGTTTCACATACAA gtacaatattttctcgcgTTACTAGAAGGAAGAACAAGTTTACCATCGCAATCGACCATGCTGGAGGATTCAAAACTGAAGACGCTGAAGAAACGACACGCGCATAAACTGATggacaaacaatgggaataCAACAATTCGTTAGCGGATGCTGGTGGTTTCGATCGTTTGCCAAAGTTTTACGAGCTTGGATATCAAGCGTGGGTAGCGTTGAGAAAAACGAATCTTCTGAACTACAAAAAGGCCCGATTTGTGGTGTCCAAGGATGGAGAATCTGTCGACGCTATTTTACCGAATTCAAGTGTATGA
- the LOC143428290 gene encoding trypsin 3A1: MVPFAMQSLLDADKSKTLTDKLHVMFIMAKLLLCAISLLLLGSSTSGLSVRSVDRIVGGAIINVTHVPFILSYRVNDRHACGASIINENWGLTAAHCVIKFVDNPRYSMSVRSGSTKRESGGVIHNVTKIIYHNKYNDDDLDYDIAVFKVQPPFDFNNMTQPVKLPEDPKNYSTGWGLVAGWGYFIKYDPILSEDLQYVILPKFKKDKCIKDYKDYGLTITEHEVCYGLAEGGEDACKGDSGGPLINDSTIIGITSWGANCAQPNSPGVYTDVISLVEWIKNKISS; the protein is encoded by the exons ATGGTACCATTCGCGATGCAGAGTTTACTCGATGCCGACAAATCAAAAACGCTCACGGACAAACTACACGTGATGTTCATTATGGCTAAATTGCTTCTATGCGCAATTTCACTTTTACTTCTCGGAT CGAGTACGAGTGGTTTAAGTGTGCGCTCGGTAGATCGAATCGTTGGCGGAGCAATTATCAATGTTACCCACGTTCCCTTTATT TTGTCATATAGAGTAAATGATCGTCATGCGTGTGGTGCCTCCATTATCAATGAAAACTGGGGACTAACAGCTGCCCATTGTGTCATAAA ATTTGTAGACAACCCCCGCTATTCGATGTCCGTCCGTAGCGGTTCTACTAAACGTGAATCCGGTGGAGTCATTCACAATGTGACAAAAATTATCTACCATAATAAATATAACGATGACGATCTCGATTACGATATTGCAGTTTTCAAAGTACAGCCACCATTCGATTTTAATAACATGACGCAACCTGTTAAGTTACCAGAAGATCCTAAAAACTATAGCACAGGTTGGGGCTTGGTAGCTGGTTGGGGTTACTTCATC AAGTACGATCCAATACTGTCTGAAGATCTACAATATGTTATCCTGCCAAAATTCAAAAAAGATAAGTGCATAAAGGATTACAAAGATTACGGTCTTACGATTACAGAGCATGAAGTTTGTTACGGTCTAGCAGAAGGGGGAGAAGATGCGTGCAAG GGTGATTCTGGTGGTCCGTTGATTAATGACTCCACCATAATCGGTATCACTTCATGGGGCGCCAACTGTGCTCAACCAAACTCACCTGGTGTTTATACCGATGTCATAAGTCTAGTAGAAtggattaaaaataaaatttcatcATAA
- the LOC143428291 gene encoding trypsin-1, which yields MFLPLHSLALLAIAAANPLNVPIQLNPLSPTGQIIGGKEVRIEEVPHQVSLQSFGFGFCGGSIISKEWVITAAHCMSYPAEWITVRAGTATKSSGGSTHKVAEIIVHENYVTNMYGVPENDVAVMRMATPFKLDATRQPVKLFKQNEESAEGISATITGWGAVREGGSTTDVLQTVSVPIVSKKSCNDAYQSYGGLPAGQICAAVPQGGKDACQGDSGGPMTINGRLAGLVSWGYGCARPGYPGVHTEVAAFSNWIVSKTGVKV from the exons ATGTTCCTACCACTGCATTCACTGGCACTGTTGGCTATCGCCGCAG CGAATCCGCTGAACGTGCCGATCCAGCTGAACCCCCTGTCGCCGACTGGCCAGATAATAGGCGGGAAGGAGGTGAGGATCGAGGAAGTGCCTCACCAAGTGTCCCTCCAGAGCTTCGGATTCGGGTTCTGCGGTGGTAGCATCATCTCGAAAGAATGGGTGATCACTGCTGCCCATTGCATGTCTTACCCAGCCGAGTGGATCACGGTTCGCGCCGGAACAGCGACCAAATCCTCTGGCGGTAGCACCCACAAGGTTGCGGAGATAATTGTCCACGAGAACTATGTGACGAACATGTACGGAGTACCTGAGAACGATGTAGCCGTGATGAGGATGGCGACTCCGTTCAAATTGGACGCCACGCGGCAGCCAGTCAAGCTATTCAAGCAGAACGAAGAATCCGCCGAAGGAATCAGCGCAACTATCACAGGATGGGGCGCGGTCAGGGAGGGCGGTAGTACCACCGATGTTCTCCAGACGGTCTCCGTTCCTATCGTCTCGAAGAAGTCGTGCAACGACGCCTACCAATCGTACGGAGGGCTGCCAGCTGGGCAGATCTGCGCCGCGGTGCCACAAGGAGGAAAGGACGCTTGCCAGGGAGACTCTGGCGGTCCGATGACCATTAACGGTCGTCTCGCTGGACTCGTGTCCTGGGGTTACGGCTGCGCCAGACCTGGATACCCAGGTGTTCACACCGAAGTCGCTGCCTTCAGCAATTGGATCGTTTCCAAGACCGGAGTTAAAGTGTGA
- the LOC143428293 gene encoding trypsin alpha yields MFKLVVILALAAVVAGNPINQTLNELVQRMDGRIVGGEETTIYAAPYQVSLQKSGHHICGGSIIGKNWVLTAGHCSDYAARLYQIRSGSTNVNSGGSMHKVQQIIRHKGYATNRNGIPVNDIALFRIADSDAFQFTNGRQPVRLYQGNAEQLVGKSAMITGWGTTNKGTPVVLNKVSVPVIAKKSCDSAYRSVGGVPQGEICAGLTEGGKDSCQGDSGGPLVVDGSLVGVVSWGMGCGTPKYPGVYTDVAYYRQWIKETSGI; encoded by the exons ATGTTCAAGCTCGTCGTGATCCTCGCCCTAGCGGCCGTGGTGGCCG GTAATCCCATAAACCAGACGCTGAACGAGCTCGTCCAGAGGATGGACGGGCGTATAGTTGGCGGCGAGGAGACGACCATCTACGCGGCGCCGTATCAAGTCAGCTTACAAAAGTCCGGCCACCACATCTGCGGGGGTAGCATAATCGGGAAGAACTGGGTGTTAACCGCTGGACACTGCTCAGACTATGCAGCCCGTTTGTACCAGATACGCTCAGGCTCGACCAACGTCAACAGCGGTGGCTCGATGCACAAAGTGCAGCAAATAATCAGACACAAGGGTTACGCCACCAATCGTAACGGTATTCCTGTTAACGACATCGCTCTGTTCCGTATCGCGGATTCCGACGCGTTCCAATTCACCAACGGGCGACAGCCAGTGAGGCTGTACCAAGGAAACGCCGAGCAACTCGTTGGCAAAAGCGCGATGATCACCGGCTGGGGAACAACCAACAAGGGAACACCGGTGGTACTGAACAAGGTCTCGGTGCCGGTGATCGCGAAGAAGAGCTGCGACAGCGCTTACAGAAGCGTCGGGGGTGTACCCCAGGGGGAAATTTGCGCGGGCCTTACTGAGGGAGGCAAGGACTCCTGCCAAGGGGATTCCGGCGGCCCACTGGTCGTCGATGGAAGCCTCGTTGGAGTGGTCTCCTGGGGTATGGGGTGCGGCACTCCTAAATACCCGGGCGTTTACACCGACGTCGCGTATTATCGACAATGGATCAAAGAGACCAGCGGGATCTAA